A genomic stretch from Dyella sp. M7H15-1 includes:
- the pdxA gene encoding 4-hydroxythreonine-4-phosphate dehydrogenase PdxA, translating into MNSPALPRLALTAGEPAGVGPELLVRLAATSLAANFVAITDRDLLERAAARCGITIRLIDDDGESADARPQGNLRVRHIPLAAAETPGRPDPHNAQHVLATLTEAAQGCVDGRYAAVVTAPLQKSSINEAGIPFSGHTEFFAAHSHADVVMMLASPELRVALATTHLPLQAVSAAIDAVSLERTLRIVHDELRIKFGFAEPHIAVLGLNPHAGENGHLGREEIDTIIPVLEALRQQGMQLLGPLPADTAFIPAQRKHYDAVLAMYHDQALPVLKSEAFDRTVNLTLGLPFIRTSVDHGTALDLAGSGRADPSSLIAAARMALELVARRHQAAQP; encoded by the coding sequence GTGAACAGCCCTGCATTACCACGGCTCGCCCTGACTGCAGGCGAGCCGGCAGGAGTCGGCCCTGAATTGCTTGTCCGATTGGCCGCCACCTCGTTGGCGGCCAATTTCGTTGCGATCACCGATCGCGACCTGCTTGAGCGCGCCGCGGCACGTTGCGGCATCACCATCCGGCTCATCGACGATGATGGCGAGAGCGCCGACGCACGCCCCCAAGGCAACCTGCGCGTGCGGCATATCCCGCTGGCGGCAGCGGAAACGCCAGGCCGCCCGGACCCGCACAATGCCCAACACGTCCTCGCCACCTTGACCGAGGCCGCACAAGGTTGCGTGGATGGCCGCTACGCTGCCGTGGTCACTGCACCACTACAGAAATCCTCCATCAATGAGGCTGGCATACCCTTCAGCGGCCACACCGAATTCTTCGCTGCACATAGCCATGCCGACGTGGTGATGATGTTGGCCAGCCCGGAACTGCGCGTCGCGCTGGCCACCACGCACCTGCCATTGCAAGCCGTGTCCGCCGCTATCGATGCGGTTTCGCTGGAGCGGACATTGCGCATCGTGCACGACGAACTACGCATAAAGTTCGGTTTCGCTGAACCACATATCGCCGTACTGGGCCTCAATCCGCACGCCGGTGAAAACGGGCACCTCGGACGCGAGGAAATCGACACCATCATCCCGGTACTGGAAGCATTGCGCCAGCAAGGCATGCAGTTGCTTGGCCCCCTGCCCGCCGACACCGCCTTCATTCCGGCGCAGCGCAAACACTACGATGCCGTGCTGGCGATGTATCATGATCAAGCCTTGCCGGTGCTCAAGAGCGAAGCGTTTGACCGCACTGTCAATCTCACCCTGGGACTGCCCTTTATCCGCACCTCGGTCGACCATGGCACGGCGCTCGATCTGGCAGGTAGCGGCAGGGCCGATCCATCCAGCCTGATCGCCGCGGCGCGCATGGCATTGGAACTCGTGGCCCGCAGGCATCAGGCCGCCCAACCCTAA